The Bubalus kerabau isolate K-KA32 ecotype Philippines breed swamp buffalo chromosome 16, PCC_UOA_SB_1v2, whole genome shotgun sequence genome includes a region encoding these proteins:
- the CHCHD10 gene encoding coiled-coil-helix-coiled-coil-helix domain-containing protein 10, mitochondrial, whose product MPRGSRSVASRPASRPAAPSAAHPPAHPPPSAAAPAPAPSGQPGLMAQMATTAAGVAVGSAVGHVVGSALTGAFSGGNSEPAQPAVQQAPERAAPQPLQMGPCAYEIRQFLDCSTTQSDLTLCEGFSEALKQCKYNHGLSSLP is encoded by the exons atgcCCCGGGGGAGCCGCAGCGTGGCCTCGCGGCCAGCCAG CCGCCCCGCCGCGCCCTCTGCCGCGCACCCACCTGCGCACCCGCCGCCCTCGGCCGCggccccggcccccgccccgtCGGGCCAGCCCGGCCTGATGGCGCAGATGGCGACCACCGCCGCCGGAGTGGCCGTGGGCTCGGCTGTGGGCCACGTCGTGGGCAGCGCTCTGACCGGAGCCTTCAGTGGGGGCAACTCAGAGCCCGCCCAGCCTGCGGTCCAGCAG GCCCCGGAGCGCGCCGCCCCGCAGCCCCTGCAGATGGGGCCCTGCGCCTATGAGATCAGGCAGTTCCTGGACTGCTCCACCACCCAGAGCGACCTGACCCTGTGTGAGGGCTTCAGCGAGGCCCTGAAGCAGTGCAAGTACAACCACG